The proteins below are encoded in one region of Salmo salar chromosome ssa02, Ssal_v3.1, whole genome shotgun sequence:
- the LOC106585043 gene encoding TNF receptor-associated factor 5 isoform X1, with protein sequence MNVEVNYKSISRTSSHIPFLKTRLQVGMATKESDLSGSGGLSRQNSGVAGPWESDLTAVQHSLKFVKKLEEHYVCPTCKGVVLNPHQTGCGHIFCYRCIQGLLENSPATTPACPLDRGLIKSDEVFQDNCCKREISNLDVYCTNSPNCSHRMTLCRLQEHLQTCQFESLQCSNAGCSEIMQRKDLQEHLRISCSYRMEPCHYCKHPYTCCQLEDHERHSCPEVEIKCPNKCSQMIKRCMLEDHANQCPEVQTDCVFKKYGCFVRERRAQVQVHEETALNDHILLVLGSNTKLETQMAILQQEVLLRHKELQERSRQVSGLEKEVRPLAQQVSRCDNTLSAVQRSLEEQRDHISSVQLQLVELSSVFGPGVAREELGQIRASLDALRQQVSVTEGLKDHLGELKETYMRHSRLLSIHTAQLECNEKHFRELESTSYDGKLIWKLRDYRKRKEAGSQGQGPCLSSAPFHTGRSGYKMAARAYLNGDGAGRDTHLSLYVVLMRGDFDPLLPWPFRQPVSLSVLDQSGTNNHLTMSFKPDPENTSFHRPGSAAATSNAPTNVASGFQCFASHAQLETPKNAIYVRDDTLFVKVKVDTSGLEDL encoded by the exons ATGAACGTGGAGGTAAATTACAAAAGTATATCAAGAACATCGTCGCACATTCCGTTTTTAAAGACACG TCTACAGGTTGGCATGGCAACAAAGGAGAGTGACCTGAGTGGATCCGGAGGACTCTCCAGGCAGAATTCGGGAGTGGCGGGACCGTGGGAATCGGACTTGACTGCAGTGCAGCACAGTTTGAAGTTTGTGAAGAAGCTGGAAGAGCActatgtttgtcccacctgtaaAGGAGTAGTTCTCAACCCACACCAAACTGGCTGCGGACACATCTTCTGCTACCGCTGCATCCAAGGGCTCCT GGAAAACTCCCCTGCCACCACCCCTGCCTGTCCTTTGGACAGAGGTTTGATCAAATCTGATGAG GTTTTCCAAGACAATTGCTGCAAAAGGGAGATCTCAAATTTAGACGTTTACTGCACAAACTCCCCCAACTGCTCCCACAGAATGACATTATGTCGGTTGCAG gaGCATCTACAGACATGTCAGTTTGAGTCATTGCAGTGTTCCAACGCAGGCTGCAGTGAGATCATGCAACGTAAGGACCTGCAGGAGCACCTCAGAATCAGCTGCTCCTATCGTATGGAGCCCTGTCACTACTGCAAGCATCCTTACACATGTTGCCAACTCGAG GATCATGAGAGGCATTCATGCCCAGAGGTTGAAATCAAGTGCCCCAACAAATGCTCCCAGATGATTAAAAGATGCATG cTTGAAGACCATGCTAACCAGTGTCCTGAGGTGCAGACGGACTGTGTTTTTAAGAAATATGGCTGCTTTGTCCGG gagaggagagcccaAGTTCAAGTTCATGAGGAAACCGCTCTCAATGACCATATCCTCCTGGTTCTGGGGAGCAACACCAAGCTGGAGACACAG ATGGCAATCCTCCAGCAGGAGGTGCTGCTGAGGCACAAGGAGCTCCAGGAGAGGAGCCGCCAGGTCAGCGGTCTGGAGAAGGAGGTCCGCCCGCTGGCCCAGCAGGTCAGCCGATGTGACAACACCCTGTCTGCAGTACAG AGGTCTCTGGAGGAGCAGAGGGACCACATCTCAAGCGTCCAGCTCCAGCTCGTGGAGCTGTCCAGTGTGTTTGGCCCTGGTGTGGCCCGGGAGGAACTGGGCCAAATCAGAGCGTCCCTGGACGCCCTCAGACAGCAGGTGTCCGTCACGGAGGGGCTCAAAGACCACCTGG GGGAGTTGAAGGAGACCTACATGCGCCACTCGCGCCTCCTCAGCATCCATACAGCACAGCTGGAATGCAACGAGAAGCACTTTAGAGAGCTCGAGTCCACCTCATACGATGGCAAGCTCATCTGGAAGCTCCGCGACTACCGCAAGAGGAAGGAGGCCGGGTCTCAAGGCCAGGGACCGTGCCTGAGCAGCGCGCCCTTCCACACGGGCCGCAGTGGCTACAAAATGGCCGCCAGGGCCTACCTGAACGGCGACGGGGCCGGCCGGGACACCCACCTGTCTCTCTACGTGGTCCTCATGAGGGGTGACTTTGACCCCCTCTTGCCCTGGCCCTTCAGACAGCCTGTGTCATTGTCAGTGCTGGACCAGAGCGGCACCAACAACCACCTGACTATGAGTTTCAAACCCGACCCAGAAAACACTAGCTTCCACCGGCCTGGCTCGGCCGCTGCAACCTCCAACGCCCCCACCAACGTGGCCTCTGGTTTCCAGTGCTTTGCCTCGCATGCCCAGCTGGAGACACCCAAGAACGCCATATACGTGAGAGACGATACGCTCTTTGTTAAGGTCAAAGTAGACACGAGCGGTTTGGAGGACTTGTAG
- the LOC106585043 gene encoding TNF receptor-associated factor 5 isoform X2, which produces MNVEVNYKSISRTSSHIPFLKTRLQVGMATKESDLSGSGGLSRQNSGVAGPWESDLTAVQHSLKFVKKLEEHYVCPTCKGVVLNPHQTGCGHIFCYRCIQGLLENSPATTPACPLDRGLIKSDEVFQDNCCKREISNLDVYCTNSPNCSHRMTLCRLQEHLQTCQFESLQCSNAGCSEIMQRKDLQEHLRISCSYRMEPCHYCKHPYTCCQLEDHERHSCPEVEIKCPNKCSQMIKRCMLEDHANQCPEVQTDCVFKKYGCFVRERRAQVQVHEETALNDHILLVLGSNTKLETQQEVLLRHKELQERSRQVSGLEKEVRPLAQQVSRCDNTLSAVQRSLEEQRDHISSVQLQLVELSSVFGPGVAREELGQIRASLDALRQQVSVTEGLKDHLGELKETYMRHSRLLSIHTAQLECNEKHFRELESTSYDGKLIWKLRDYRKRKEAGSQGQGPCLSSAPFHTGRSGYKMAARAYLNGDGAGRDTHLSLYVVLMRGDFDPLLPWPFRQPVSLSVLDQSGTNNHLTMSFKPDPENTSFHRPGSAAATSNAPTNVASGFQCFASHAQLETPKNAIYVRDDTLFVKVKVDTSGLEDL; this is translated from the exons ATGAACGTGGAGGTAAATTACAAAAGTATATCAAGAACATCGTCGCACATTCCGTTTTTAAAGACACG TCTACAGGTTGGCATGGCAACAAAGGAGAGTGACCTGAGTGGATCCGGAGGACTCTCCAGGCAGAATTCGGGAGTGGCGGGACCGTGGGAATCGGACTTGACTGCAGTGCAGCACAGTTTGAAGTTTGTGAAGAAGCTGGAAGAGCActatgtttgtcccacctgtaaAGGAGTAGTTCTCAACCCACACCAAACTGGCTGCGGACACATCTTCTGCTACCGCTGCATCCAAGGGCTCCT GGAAAACTCCCCTGCCACCACCCCTGCCTGTCCTTTGGACAGAGGTTTGATCAAATCTGATGAG GTTTTCCAAGACAATTGCTGCAAAAGGGAGATCTCAAATTTAGACGTTTACTGCACAAACTCCCCCAACTGCTCCCACAGAATGACATTATGTCGGTTGCAG gaGCATCTACAGACATGTCAGTTTGAGTCATTGCAGTGTTCCAACGCAGGCTGCAGTGAGATCATGCAACGTAAGGACCTGCAGGAGCACCTCAGAATCAGCTGCTCCTATCGTATGGAGCCCTGTCACTACTGCAAGCATCCTTACACATGTTGCCAACTCGAG GATCATGAGAGGCATTCATGCCCAGAGGTTGAAATCAAGTGCCCCAACAAATGCTCCCAGATGATTAAAAGATGCATG cTTGAAGACCATGCTAACCAGTGTCCTGAGGTGCAGACGGACTGTGTTTTTAAGAAATATGGCTGCTTTGTCCGG gagaggagagcccaAGTTCAAGTTCATGAGGAAACCGCTCTCAATGACCATATCCTCCTGGTTCTGGGGAGCAACACCAAGCTGGAGACACAG CAGGAGGTGCTGCTGAGGCACAAGGAGCTCCAGGAGAGGAGCCGCCAGGTCAGCGGTCTGGAGAAGGAGGTCCGCCCGCTGGCCCAGCAGGTCAGCCGATGTGACAACACCCTGTCTGCAGTACAG AGGTCTCTGGAGGAGCAGAGGGACCACATCTCAAGCGTCCAGCTCCAGCTCGTGGAGCTGTCCAGTGTGTTTGGCCCTGGTGTGGCCCGGGAGGAACTGGGCCAAATCAGAGCGTCCCTGGACGCCCTCAGACAGCAGGTGTCCGTCACGGAGGGGCTCAAAGACCACCTGG GGGAGTTGAAGGAGACCTACATGCGCCACTCGCGCCTCCTCAGCATCCATACAGCACAGCTGGAATGCAACGAGAAGCACTTTAGAGAGCTCGAGTCCACCTCATACGATGGCAAGCTCATCTGGAAGCTCCGCGACTACCGCAAGAGGAAGGAGGCCGGGTCTCAAGGCCAGGGACCGTGCCTGAGCAGCGCGCCCTTCCACACGGGCCGCAGTGGCTACAAAATGGCCGCCAGGGCCTACCTGAACGGCGACGGGGCCGGCCGGGACACCCACCTGTCTCTCTACGTGGTCCTCATGAGGGGTGACTTTGACCCCCTCTTGCCCTGGCCCTTCAGACAGCCTGTGTCATTGTCAGTGCTGGACCAGAGCGGCACCAACAACCACCTGACTATGAGTTTCAAACCCGACCCAGAAAACACTAGCTTCCACCGGCCTGGCTCGGCCGCTGCAACCTCCAACGCCCCCACCAACGTGGCCTCTGGTTTCCAGTGCTTTGCCTCGCATGCCCAGCTGGAGACACCCAAGAACGCCATATACGTGAGAGACGATACGCTCTTTGTTAAGGTCAAAGTAGACACGAGCGGTTTGGAGGACTTGTAG
- the LOC106585043 gene encoding TNF receptor-associated factor 5 isoform X3, whose product MATKESDLSGSGGLSRQNSGVAGPWESDLTAVQHSLKFVKKLEEHYVCPTCKGVVLNPHQTGCGHIFCYRCIQGLLENSPATTPACPLDRGLIKSDEVFQDNCCKREISNLDVYCTNSPNCSHRMTLCRLQEHLQTCQFESLQCSNAGCSEIMQRKDLQEHLRISCSYRMEPCHYCKHPYTCCQLEDHERHSCPEVEIKCPNKCSQMIKRCMLEDHANQCPEVQTDCVFKKYGCFVRERRAQVQVHEETALNDHILLVLGSNTKLETQMAILQQEVLLRHKELQERSRQVSGLEKEVRPLAQQVSRCDNTLSAVQRSLEEQRDHISSVQLQLVELSSVFGPGVAREELGQIRASLDALRQQVSVTEGLKDHLGELKETYMRHSRLLSIHTAQLECNEKHFRELESTSYDGKLIWKLRDYRKRKEAGSQGQGPCLSSAPFHTGRSGYKMAARAYLNGDGAGRDTHLSLYVVLMRGDFDPLLPWPFRQPVSLSVLDQSGTNNHLTMSFKPDPENTSFHRPGSAAATSNAPTNVASGFQCFASHAQLETPKNAIYVRDDTLFVKVKVDTSGLEDL is encoded by the exons ATGGCAACAAAGGAGAGTGACCTGAGTGGATCCGGAGGACTCTCCAGGCAGAATTCGGGAGTGGCGGGACCGTGGGAATCGGACTTGACTGCAGTGCAGCACAGTTTGAAGTTTGTGAAGAAGCTGGAAGAGCActatgtttgtcccacctgtaaAGGAGTAGTTCTCAACCCACACCAAACTGGCTGCGGACACATCTTCTGCTACCGCTGCATCCAAGGGCTCCT GGAAAACTCCCCTGCCACCACCCCTGCCTGTCCTTTGGACAGAGGTTTGATCAAATCTGATGAG GTTTTCCAAGACAATTGCTGCAAAAGGGAGATCTCAAATTTAGACGTTTACTGCACAAACTCCCCCAACTGCTCCCACAGAATGACATTATGTCGGTTGCAG gaGCATCTACAGACATGTCAGTTTGAGTCATTGCAGTGTTCCAACGCAGGCTGCAGTGAGATCATGCAACGTAAGGACCTGCAGGAGCACCTCAGAATCAGCTGCTCCTATCGTATGGAGCCCTGTCACTACTGCAAGCATCCTTACACATGTTGCCAACTCGAG GATCATGAGAGGCATTCATGCCCAGAGGTTGAAATCAAGTGCCCCAACAAATGCTCCCAGATGATTAAAAGATGCATG cTTGAAGACCATGCTAACCAGTGTCCTGAGGTGCAGACGGACTGTGTTTTTAAGAAATATGGCTGCTTTGTCCGG gagaggagagcccaAGTTCAAGTTCATGAGGAAACCGCTCTCAATGACCATATCCTCCTGGTTCTGGGGAGCAACACCAAGCTGGAGACACAG ATGGCAATCCTCCAGCAGGAGGTGCTGCTGAGGCACAAGGAGCTCCAGGAGAGGAGCCGCCAGGTCAGCGGTCTGGAGAAGGAGGTCCGCCCGCTGGCCCAGCAGGTCAGCCGATGTGACAACACCCTGTCTGCAGTACAG AGGTCTCTGGAGGAGCAGAGGGACCACATCTCAAGCGTCCAGCTCCAGCTCGTGGAGCTGTCCAGTGTGTTTGGCCCTGGTGTGGCCCGGGAGGAACTGGGCCAAATCAGAGCGTCCCTGGACGCCCTCAGACAGCAGGTGTCCGTCACGGAGGGGCTCAAAGACCACCTGG GGGAGTTGAAGGAGACCTACATGCGCCACTCGCGCCTCCTCAGCATCCATACAGCACAGCTGGAATGCAACGAGAAGCACTTTAGAGAGCTCGAGTCCACCTCATACGATGGCAAGCTCATCTGGAAGCTCCGCGACTACCGCAAGAGGAAGGAGGCCGGGTCTCAAGGCCAGGGACCGTGCCTGAGCAGCGCGCCCTTCCACACGGGCCGCAGTGGCTACAAAATGGCCGCCAGGGCCTACCTGAACGGCGACGGGGCCGGCCGGGACACCCACCTGTCTCTCTACGTGGTCCTCATGAGGGGTGACTTTGACCCCCTCTTGCCCTGGCCCTTCAGACAGCCTGTGTCATTGTCAGTGCTGGACCAGAGCGGCACCAACAACCACCTGACTATGAGTTTCAAACCCGACCCAGAAAACACTAGCTTCCACCGGCCTGGCTCGGCCGCTGCAACCTCCAACGCCCCCACCAACGTGGCCTCTGGTTTCCAGTGCTTTGCCTCGCATGCCCAGCTGGAGACACCCAAGAACGCCATATACGTGAGAGACGATACGCTCTTTGTTAAGGTCAAAGTAGACACGAGCGGTTTGGAGGACTTGTAG